One Peterkaempfera bronchialis DNA window includes the following coding sequences:
- a CDS encoding DUF7848 domain-containing protein, whose translation MSPRAVYRHVTHTIRHAPEGGITYEAFCTAANCGAESGPLAEQEAAQEWALRHTGRTGHDLFRRVVTDHAKVTRAE comes from the coding sequence GTGAGCCCCCGCGCTGTATACCGGCACGTCACCCACACCATCCGCCACGCACCCGAAGGCGGCATCACCTACGAGGCGTTCTGCACCGCTGCTAACTGCGGAGCCGAATCCGGACCCCTCGCCGAGCAGGAAGCCGCACAGGAGTGGGCACTCCGCCATACCGGACGCACCGGCCACGACCTGTTCAGACGCGTCGTCACCGACCACGCCAAGGTCACCCGAGCCGAGTAG
- a CDS encoding GntR family transcriptional regulator — MPSPKTFTKIADHFRERILSGELEPGAKLPTNREIAGQWQAAAATVSRALQALQVENFIRTTPRGTYVADDPRWTLSARDRLARVQRVKSFLAEGETSRVTAAELITPPLYVAEIFDLEAGDQVVRREWLAGRGKTRTVFAVTWYPAPFAALVPDLLNTAPGRNHGLSARVLEATGRTITHARDDMHARPADAREASALGLPVGSPILAGAHRWSDAEGIIEYGEWCLPPRFTIGYEYQP; from the coding sequence ATGCCCAGTCCCAAGACGTTCACGAAGATCGCGGATCACTTCCGGGAGCGCATCCTGTCGGGAGAGCTTGAGCCGGGCGCCAAGCTGCCGACCAACCGGGAGATCGCCGGGCAGTGGCAGGCCGCAGCCGCCACCGTCTCCCGCGCCTTGCAGGCCCTCCAGGTCGAGAACTTCATCCGCACCACCCCCAGGGGCACCTACGTCGCCGACGACCCTCGCTGGACGCTGTCGGCGCGGGACCGGCTGGCCCGGGTCCAGCGGGTGAAGTCGTTCCTAGCGGAGGGCGAGACGAGCCGGGTGACGGCCGCCGAACTGATCACCCCGCCGCTGTACGTGGCGGAGATCTTCGACCTGGAAGCCGGAGACCAGGTGGTCCGGCGCGAGTGGCTGGCCGGCCGGGGCAAGACCCGGACCGTGTTCGCCGTGACCTGGTACCCGGCCCCATTCGCCGCCCTCGTGCCGGACCTGTTGAACACCGCCCCGGGCCGCAATCACGGACTGTCCGCCCGGGTTCTGGAAGCCACCGGGCGCACGATCACCCACGCCCGTGACGACATGCACGCCCGCCCCGCCGACGCCCGAGAGGCAAGCGCACTGGGGCTGCCGGTCGGCTCCCCGATCCTGGCCGGCGCCCACCGCTGGTCGGACGCGGAGGGGATCATCGAGTACGGGGAGTGGTGCCTGCCGCCCCGGTTCACCATCGGCTACGAGTACCAGCCCTGA